One genomic segment of Centropristis striata isolate RG_2023a ecotype Rhode Island chromosome 11, C.striata_1.0, whole genome shotgun sequence includes these proteins:
- the LOC131980811 gene encoding uncharacterized protein CXorf38 homolog: protein MWLNCKPDLWTQNKWEVAKVYMPCGHENHSSVEDFDIAALLGLMKHCKHFKKFELGDLCVNVSNVRNNISHAPKYQLEQEEMHKYLEYIRDLVKKLARHDPQFTYVLEDIDQIENQLQISFVVTPTGDNEYMVSSTKHTHKMLSFRRVILW, encoded by the exons ATGTGGTTGAACTGTAAACCAGATCTGTGGACCCAAAATAAATGGGAAGTGGCAAAG GTTTACATGCCATGTGGTCACGAGAATCATAGTTCAGTGGAAGACTTTGACATTGCTGCACTTCTGGGTCTCATGAAACACTGCAAGCATTTTAAGAAGTTCGAGCTTGGTGATTTGTGTGTAAAC GTTTCCAATGTGCGTAACAATATCAGTCATGCACCAAAGTACCAGCTGGAGCAGGAGGAAATGCACAAATATCTCGAATACATCAGAGATCTGGTGAAGAAGCTGGCAAGACATGATCCTCAGTTTACATATGTGTTGGAAGATATCGATCAG ATTGAGAACCAACTACAAATTTCATTTGTTGTCACACCTACCGGGGATAATGAATATATGGTAAgcagcacaaaacacacacataaaatgctCTCGTTTCGGCGTGTTATCCTGTGGTAG
- the LOC131980224 gene encoding caspase-8-like translates to MEMVMAFNGPKQNNWFRDVELTCLEESLKLFIDEETEKFHLELKNECGADPCVKNCDFESWKPRPNEVYMPCGHKDHSSVGDFDIASLLCLMTQCKHFKEFKLGDLCEKIQSRLADLPENMAADIEALKAQHEKELNDKMRNQEDYYALTHKPRGLCVVINNEEFLGTRLKRRKGTQEDAMALRKVFTQLGFTMEIHENLTAEDIRHELQELGKRDFSDDDALVVCVLSHGEQGTVGGTDEEEVSLGELTQPFTSLAAPSLAGKPKLFFIQACQGSDYQRGAMLGPESQSGGSLEDDSISSEQREMVPCDADFLLGMATVPDFKSFRHTTTGSIYIQELCKQLIRSAESSEMDDILTVLTRVNRQVGKGDYGNHKQMPESKYTLTKKLVLKFV, encoded by the exons ATGGAGATGGTTATGGCATTTAACGggccaaaacaaaataattggtTCAGAGACGTTGAGTTGACGTGTCTTGAGGAATCGTTGAAGCTTTTCATCGATGAGGAAACTGAAAAGTTCCACCTTGAACTGAAAAATGAATGCGGCGCGGATCCGTGTGTCAAGAACTGTGACTTTGAGAGCTGGAAACCACGACCAAACGAG GTTTACATGCCATGTGGTCACAAAGACCATAGTTCAGTGGGAGACTTTGACATTGCTTCACTTCTGTGTCTCATGACACAATGCAAGCATTTTAAGGAGTTTAAGCTTGGTGATTTGTGTGAAAAG attcagaGCCGACTTGCAGACTTGCCTGAAAACATGGCGGCAGATATTGAGGCTCTTAAGGCACAGCATGAAAAAGAGCTAAATGATAAAATGAGG AATCAGGAAGATTACTACGCCCTGACTCATAAACCACGTGGTTTGTGTGTGGTCATCAATAACGAGGAATTCCTGGGAACAAGGCTGAAAAGACGAAAAGGCACTCAAGAAGATGCAA TGGCTCTGCGTAAAGTGTTCACCCAGCTCGGCTTCACTATGGAGATACATGAAAACTTGACTGCAGAAGATATCCGACATGAACTACAAGAGCTGGGCAAAAGGGACTTTTCGGATGATGATGCCTTG GTGGTATGCGTGCTTTCCCATGGAGAACAGGGAACTGTCGGTGGGACTGATGAGGAGGAGGTGTCCTTGGGAGAGCTGACACAGCCCTTCACCAGCTTGGCCGCTCCCTCCTTGGCTGGGAAGCCCAAACTGTTCTTCATCCAAGCCTGTCAGGGAAGTGACTACCAGAGAGGAGCCATGTTAGGCCCAGAAAGTCAGTCTGGAGGAAGTCTGGAGGACGATTCAATTTCTTCTGAGCAGAGGGAGATGGTGCCTTGTGATGCTGACTTCCTGCTGGGCATGGCTACGGTGCCAGACTTCAAGTCGTTTCGACACACCACCACAGGCTCCATCTACATCCAGGAGCTGTGCAAACAGCTGATAAGATCAGCAGAAAG CTCTGAGATGGATGATATCCTCACTGTGCTGACTCGTGTGAACAGGCAGGTCGGCAAAGGAGACTATGGAAACCACAAACAAATGCCAGAGTCCAAGTACACCCTCACCAAGAAGCTCGTCCTCAAATTTGTGTGA
- the LOC131980732 gene encoding SH2 domain-containing protein 1A-like, giving the protein MCCHSLLHPHTEHTHTHTHTHTGACLRGNMEREGMLVRSIYYGRIGSEATERLLERFGHDGSFLLRDSETVQGAYCLCVRRAPYVHTYRLVRSADGWCLQDSGVRCFRTLERLIECYRRGAARDVSIAPLTDPLDKTQLQYTGFEQDFIYMETCNSSSSSVY; this is encoded by the exons ATGTGCTGCCACAGCCTGCTGCACCCtcacacagagcacacacacacacacacacacacacacacaggagcctGTCTCAGAGGCAACATGGAGAGGGAGGGGATGCTGGTCCGGTCTATTTACTACGGGAGAATTGGAAGCGAGGCCACAGAGAGGCTGCTGGAGAGGTTTGGACACGATGGCAGCTTTCTGCTGAGAGACAGCGAGACGGTGCAGGGGGCctactgtctgtgtgtgag GAGAGCTCCATATGTGCACACATACAGACTTGTACGCTCCGCTGACGGCTGGTGTCTTCAG gATTCAGGAGTCAGATGTTTTAGGACTCTGGAAAGGCTGATAGAGTGCTACAGGAGGGGTGCAGCCCGTGATGTCAGTATCGCTCCTCTCACAGACCCACTGGACAAAACACAGCTACAATACACCGGCTTTGaacaag ATTTTATCTACATGGAAACgtgtaacagcagcagcagctcggtCTATTGA